A genome region from Nocardioides cynanchi includes the following:
- a CDS encoding FAD binding domain-containing protein — protein sequence MKPAPFAFVRPQGLQHALEALAADEGAKVLAGGQSLVPLLNMRLAAPTTLVDINGLPALDEVLVSDEGVEVPALARQADVLASTAVRRVQPLLGLALAHVAHATIRNRGTVVGSLVHADAAAELPMVLALLGGHLRVASTAGTREIPADELFAGPLESTVRHDEIAVSAFFPALGADEGVAFAELARRHGDYAMCGAGALVRVEGDRVTRAWVAYLSVCDVPTVVDVELDDVGAEALAAAAERALGRLDPVGDVHASADYRAHLARVLTVRVLREAYDDARARAVGGRADPLGGRADPLGGRADPLGGRADPLGGRAESRP from the coding sequence GTGAAGCCCGCACCGTTCGCCTTCGTCCGACCGCAGGGCCTCCAGCACGCCCTGGAGGCCCTGGCGGCCGACGAGGGAGCGAAGGTGCTGGCGGGAGGCCAGAGCCTGGTGCCGCTGCTCAACATGCGGCTGGCCGCGCCGACCACGCTGGTCGACATCAACGGCCTGCCCGCACTCGACGAGGTGCTGGTCTCCGACGAGGGGGTCGAGGTCCCGGCGCTGGCGCGGCAGGCCGACGTGCTCGCCTCGACCGCCGTACGCCGGGTGCAGCCGTTGCTCGGCCTGGCCCTGGCCCACGTGGCCCACGCGACGATCCGCAACCGCGGAACGGTGGTCGGCTCACTGGTCCACGCCGACGCAGCGGCCGAGCTGCCGATGGTCCTGGCGCTGCTCGGCGGGCACCTGCGGGTCGCGTCGACGGCCGGCACCCGCGAGATCCCGGCCGACGAGCTGTTCGCCGGCCCGCTGGAGTCGACGGTGCGCCACGACGAGATCGCGGTGTCGGCGTTCTTCCCCGCGCTGGGCGCCGACGAGGGCGTCGCCTTCGCCGAGCTCGCGCGGCGGCACGGCGACTACGCGATGTGCGGGGCCGGCGCGCTGGTCCGGGTCGAGGGTGACCGGGTCACGCGGGCCTGGGTCGCCTATCTCTCGGTGTGCGACGTCCCGACGGTGGTGGACGTCGAGCTCGACGACGTCGGCGCGGAGGCTCTCGCAGCGGCCGCCGAGCGGGCGCTGGGCCGGCTCGACCCGGTCGGTGACGTCCACGCCAGTGCCGACTACCGCGCCCACCTCGCCCGGGTGCTCACCGTCCGGGTCCTGAGAGAGGCGTACGACGACGCCCGCGCCCGCGCCGTCGGTGGTCGAGCGGACCCCCTCGGTGGTCGAGCGGACCCCCTCGGTGGTCGAGCGGACCCCCTCGGTGGTCGAGCGGACCCCCTCGGTGGTCGAGCGGAGTCGAGACCATGA
- a CDS encoding SRPBCC family protein, protein MRITGREAIPYPVETVWEALLDPAVLVRTIPGCERLVAAGEHAYDLTVTAGVASIRGSYDGTCRLSDLVPHESLVMRLQGAGAPGTIDATVEVSFRESGGQTVVEYDADATVGGMVGGVGQRLLASVSRRTAGEFFANVGEAIASAGPRPGGGGAPDRAITPGATSAAPEVGRVFTAPARSVDAQQEFRKGIAVGAGLVLLGVLAGSLVGRRRR, encoded by the coding sequence ATGAGGATCACCGGCCGCGAGGCCATTCCCTACCCGGTCGAGACCGTCTGGGAGGCGCTGCTCGACCCGGCCGTCCTGGTCCGCACCATCCCCGGCTGCGAGCGGCTGGTCGCGGCCGGTGAGCACGCCTACGACCTGACCGTCACCGCCGGCGTCGCCTCGATCCGGGGGTCCTACGACGGCACCTGCAGGCTCTCCGACCTGGTCCCGCACGAGTCGCTGGTGATGCGCCTCCAGGGGGCCGGCGCCCCCGGGACGATCGACGCCACGGTCGAGGTCTCCTTCCGTGAGTCCGGCGGCCAGACCGTGGTCGAGTACGACGCGGACGCCACCGTGGGCGGCATGGTCGGCGGGGTCGGTCAGCGGCTGCTCGCCTCGGTCTCCAGGCGCACCGCGGGGGAGTTCTTCGCCAACGTCGGCGAGGCGATCGCCTCCGCCGGCCCGCGCCCGGGTGGCGGAGGCGCACCCGACCGGGCGATCACGCCTGGTGCCACCTCGGCCGCGCCCGAGGTCGGCCGGGTCTTCACCGCCCCCGCCCGCTCCGTCGACGCCCAACAGGAGTTCCGCAAGGGGATCGCGGTCGGCGCCGGACTGGTCCTGCTCGGCGTGCTCGCCGGCTCGCTCGTCGGCCGGCGGCGCCGGTGA
- a CDS encoding DUF2877 domain-containing protein produces MVDAGTVAAFIGHGEGLTPLGDDVVCGWLALHRAVGVATPAVDDAVRRLLGRTTALSATLLDCALAGEVADPVADHLRALGSDREPVTRERLSRLGHTSGSGLGHGIDLARAALSISRDAA; encoded by the coding sequence GTGGTGGACGCCGGGACCGTGGCCGCGTTCATCGGCCACGGGGAGGGTCTGACCCCGCTCGGTGACGACGTGGTGTGCGGGTGGCTCGCCCTGCACCGCGCGGTCGGGGTGGCGACGCCGGCCGTCGACGACGCCGTACGCCGTCTGCTCGGCCGGACCACCGCCCTGTCCGCGACCCTGCTCGACTGCGCTCTGGCCGGCGAGGTGGCCGACCCCGTCGCCGACCATCTCCGCGCCCTGGGCAGTGACCGGGAGCCGGTCACCCGCGAGCGCCTGTCGCGCCTCGGCCACACCTCGGGCTCCGGGCTCGGGCACGGGATCGACCTGGCCCGCGCGGCGCTGTCCATCAGCCGGGACGCAGCATGA
- a CDS encoding (2Fe-2S)-binding protein: MSEQLHDLRLTVNGVAHALRVPARRLLSDALRHDLGLTGTHVGCEHGVCGACTVLLDGLPTRSCLMFAVSAVDVDITTVEGLTEADGTLGAVQQAFLECHGLQCGFCTPGFLTTVTAGLRQHPTPTEDDARDMVAGNLCRCTGYTNIVRSVLRAAELAGGEA; the protein is encoded by the coding sequence ATGAGCGAGCAGCTCCACGACCTCCGCCTCACCGTGAACGGCGTCGCCCACGCCCTCCGGGTGCCGGCCCGCCGCCTGCTGTCGGACGCGCTGCGCCACGACCTCGGCCTGACCGGCACCCACGTCGGGTGCGAGCACGGCGTCTGCGGCGCCTGCACGGTGCTGCTCGACGGTCTACCCACCCGCTCCTGCCTGATGTTCGCGGTCTCGGCGGTCGACGTCGACATCACCACGGTCGAGGGGCTGACCGAGGCGGACGGCACCCTCGGCGCGGTGCAGCAGGCGTTCCTGGAGTGCCACGGGCTCCAGTGCGGCTTCTGCACGCCCGGCTTCCTGACCACCGTCACCGCAGGCCTGCGGCAGCACCCGACACCGACCGAGGACGACGCGCGCGACATGGTCGCGGGCAACCTGTGCCGCTGCACCGGCTACACCAACATCGTGAGGTCGGTGCTCCGGGCCGCCGAGCTGGCGGGTGGTGAGGCATGA
- the cutA gene encoding aerobic carbon-monoxide dehydrogenase large subunit, producing the protein MTTKLFGQKVQRTEDQRFLRGQGRYVDDIAVGVGTLHAAVLRSPHAHARITDIDVGAVLDLDGVHLVWTHDDLTGPMADPLPLLIPHPALTHGRTQFALAKDEVNHVGEAIAFVVADDRYLAEDAVGRIRVTYDLLPAVVGIDAARAADRLVHDDVPGNVGARLEQENGDARAAIAASPHTLSLDLTVERSASMPLEGRGTVARWDPDVGRMTVWTSTQTSTGVRAAVAARLELDLGQVDVVTPDVGGGFGVKINHPWPEELLVPLAARQLGRTVKFTEDRREHFISSAHERGQVHHVEVGYDDDGRVLGLDVEFWHDHGAYTPYGLIVPIITSTQLLGPYKPGAYRVVFESLYTNTVMVTPYRGAGRPQGCYVMERTMDAIAAALGKDRAEVRAANFIQPDEFPFDQGLVFQDGRELEYDSGDYPASLAKLKELVGWDDFPAFREEMARQGRRVGIGLACYVEGTGVGPYEGAHVHVETSGKVKVATGLTTQGQGHATVFAQLVADVLGCRFEDVEVVTGDTRRMPYAVGTFASRAAVMSGSAIHLAATRAREKALRIAAEALEASVDDLEIVDGVVSVRGTEASIDLGTVAVLSNPLRYAFDEASKAATQFSVGDPGKPPVAEDDEPGLEGRDFYSPERSTFASGMHAVIVETDPETAEISILKYAVVHDCGRLINPMIVEGQIHGGVAQGIAGALYERMAYDDSGQLLNASFMDFLMPYVTEIPARIDIDHLETPSPLNPLGIKGAGEAGVIPSAAVFASAVSDAEQPYHPGLAITAMPISPSELFDLRRRHPATPVAQRSRDHEERP; encoded by the coding sequence ATGACCACCAAGCTGTTCGGGCAGAAGGTGCAGCGCACCGAGGACCAGCGCTTCCTGCGCGGCCAGGGGCGCTACGTCGACGACATCGCCGTCGGCGTCGGCACCCTCCACGCGGCGGTGCTGCGCTCGCCGCACGCCCATGCCCGGATCACCGACATCGACGTCGGCGCCGTGCTCGACCTCGACGGCGTGCACCTGGTCTGGACCCACGACGACCTCACCGGACCGATGGCCGACCCGCTGCCGCTGCTGATCCCGCACCCGGCCCTCACCCACGGCCGGACCCAGTTCGCCCTGGCGAAGGACGAGGTCAACCACGTCGGTGAGGCCATCGCGTTCGTGGTCGCCGACGACCGCTACCTGGCCGAGGACGCCGTCGGCCGGATCCGGGTGACCTACGACCTGCTCCCGGCGGTGGTCGGGATCGACGCGGCGCGGGCCGCCGACCGCCTGGTCCACGACGACGTGCCGGGCAACGTCGGCGCCCGGCTCGAGCAGGAGAACGGCGACGCCCGGGCCGCGATCGCGGCGTCACCGCACACGCTGAGCCTCGACCTGACCGTCGAGCGGAGCGCCTCGATGCCGCTGGAGGGCCGCGGCACGGTGGCCCGCTGGGATCCCGACGTCGGGCGGATGACGGTGTGGACCTCCACCCAGACCTCGACCGGCGTCCGGGCTGCGGTGGCGGCGCGGCTCGAGCTCGACCTGGGCCAGGTCGACGTGGTCACGCCCGACGTCGGCGGCGGCTTCGGGGTCAAGATCAACCACCCGTGGCCCGAGGAGCTCCTGGTCCCGCTCGCGGCCCGGCAGCTCGGTCGCACGGTGAAGTTCACCGAGGACCGCCGCGAGCACTTCATCTCCTCCGCGCACGAGCGCGGGCAGGTGCACCACGTCGAGGTCGGGTACGACGACGACGGTCGCGTGCTCGGGCTCGACGTGGAGTTCTGGCACGACCACGGCGCCTACACGCCGTACGGGCTGATCGTGCCGATCATCACCTCGACCCAGCTGCTCGGGCCCTACAAGCCGGGCGCCTACCGGGTCGTCTTCGAGAGCCTCTACACCAACACGGTGATGGTCACGCCGTACCGCGGGGCCGGGCGCCCGCAGGGCTGCTACGTGATGGAGCGGACCATGGACGCGATCGCCGCGGCCCTCGGCAAGGACCGCGCCGAGGTGCGCGCGGCCAACTTCATCCAGCCCGACGAGTTCCCCTTCGACCAGGGGCTGGTCTTCCAGGACGGCCGTGAGCTGGAGTACGACTCGGGCGACTACCCCGCCTCGCTCGCCAAGCTCAAGGAGCTGGTCGGCTGGGACGACTTCCCGGCGTTCCGTGAGGAGATGGCGCGCCAGGGCCGCCGAGTCGGCATCGGGCTCGCCTGCTACGTCGAGGGCACGGGCGTCGGCCCCTACGAGGGAGCCCACGTGCACGTCGAGACCTCCGGCAAGGTCAAGGTCGCGACCGGGCTGACCACCCAGGGACAGGGCCACGCCACGGTCTTCGCCCAGCTCGTCGCGGACGTGCTCGGCTGCCGGTTCGAGGACGTCGAGGTGGTCACCGGCGACACCCGCCGGATGCCGTACGCCGTCGGCACCTTCGCCTCGCGGGCCGCGGTGATGAGCGGCTCGGCGATCCACCTGGCTGCGACCCGGGCTCGCGAGAAGGCGTTGCGGATCGCGGCGGAGGCGCTCGAGGCCTCCGTCGACGACCTCGAGATCGTCGACGGGGTCGTCTCGGTGCGCGGCACGGAGGCGTCCATCGACCTCGGCACCGTCGCCGTCCTGTCCAACCCGCTCCGCTACGCCTTCGACGAGGCGTCCAAGGCGGCCACCCAGTTCTCGGTCGGCGACCCCGGGAAGCCGCCGGTCGCCGAGGACGACGAGCCCGGGCTCGAAGGTCGTGACTTCTACTCACCCGAGCGGTCGACCTTCGCCTCCGGCATGCACGCGGTGATCGTCGAGACCGACCCGGAGACCGCCGAGATCTCGATCCTGAAGTACGCCGTCGTCCACGACTGCGGCCGGCTGATCAACCCGATGATCGTCGAGGGCCAGATCCACGGCGGCGTGGCCCAGGGCATCGCGGGGGCGCTCTACGAGCGGATGGCCTACGACGACTCCGGCCAGCTGCTCAACGCGTCGTTCATGGACTTCCTGATGCCCTACGTCACCGAGATCCCCGCCCGGATCGACATCGACCATCTCGAGACGCCGTCGCCGCTGAACCCGCTGGGCATCAAGGGCGCCGGCGAGGCCGGGGTGATCCCGTCGGCGGCGGTCTTCGCCTCCGCGGTCTCCGACGCCGAGCAGCCCTACCATCCCGGGCTCGCGATCACCGCGATGCCGATCTCGCCGTCCGAGCTGTTCGACCTGCGCCGCCGACACCCCGCCACGCCGGTGGCGCAGCGGAGTCGAGACCACGAGGAGCGCCCATGA
- a CDS encoding uracil-xanthine permease family protein translates to MSMFTWREVDPAPGQAVAPDERLAWGKTVGLGAQHVMAMFGATFVFPTLMGLNANLAILMSGIATICFLLIVQGKVPSYLGTSASFVGGATAIYTYTGSGGPGGPADVTGAILVSGVVLALVGVAIHLGGAGLVNKILPPVVTGAVVMLIGFNLAGVATSVYMPADRWMAIITMLAVVVMAVGLRGFFGRIAIFLGLVFGYVLSWLADLVFGTLGSGATAHARVDWTNVRAADWFGFPKHTASGLTGNQYVAKNLGAVGWHAPSFSITFALLALPAVIALVAENMGHVKAVAQMTERDLDPMMGRAIAADGLGTVIASAVGGSPTTTYAENIGVMAATRVYSTAAYFVAAIVAILLGLVPKFGALVAATPAGVLGGVTLVLYGMIGLLGAKIWKENDVDFGRPINLVPISAGLILGIGLGTSGFFEITKDFQLGGIAAGTVVILLGYHLARLIASDEDEGTMLAVGTPGAHVEGPPHG, encoded by the coding sequence ATGTCGATGTTCACCTGGCGAGAGGTCGACCCGGCTCCGGGTCAGGCGGTCGCGCCCGACGAGCGGCTGGCCTGGGGGAAGACGGTGGGGCTCGGCGCGCAGCACGTGATGGCGATGTTCGGTGCGACGTTCGTCTTCCCGACCCTGATGGGTCTCAACGCCAACCTCGCGATCCTGATGAGCGGGATCGCGACGATCTGCTTCCTGCTGATCGTCCAGGGCAAGGTGCCGAGCTATCTGGGCACCTCCGCGTCGTTCGTGGGCGGCGCCACCGCGATCTACACCTACACCGGCTCCGGAGGTCCGGGCGGCCCGGCGGACGTGACCGGCGCGATCCTGGTCTCCGGCGTCGTGCTGGCCCTGGTCGGCGTGGCGATCCACCTCGGCGGCGCGGGCCTGGTGAACAAGATCCTGCCTCCGGTCGTCACCGGCGCCGTGGTGATGCTGATCGGGTTCAACCTGGCCGGCGTCGCCACCTCGGTCTACATGCCGGCGGACCGGTGGATGGCGATCATCACCATGCTGGCCGTCGTGGTGATGGCGGTCGGCCTGCGCGGCTTCTTCGGCCGGATCGCGATCTTCCTCGGCCTGGTCTTCGGCTACGTCCTGTCCTGGCTGGCCGACCTCGTGTTCGGCACGCTCGGCAGCGGTGCCACCGCCCATGCCCGGGTGGACTGGACCAACGTCAGGGCGGCCGACTGGTTCGGCTTCCCGAAGCACACGGCGAGCGGGCTGACCGGCAACCAGTACGTCGCGAAGAACCTCGGGGCCGTCGGCTGGCACGCACCCAGCTTCTCGATCACGTTCGCGCTGCTCGCCCTGCCGGCCGTGATCGCGCTGGTCGCCGAGAACATGGGCCACGTCAAGGCCGTGGCCCAGATGACCGAGCGCGACCTCGACCCGATGATGGGGCGGGCGATCGCGGCGGACGGGCTCGGCACCGTCATCGCCTCGGCCGTGGGCGGCTCGCCGACCACGACGTACGCCGAGAACATCGGGGTGATGGCGGCCACCCGGGTCTACTCCACGGCGGCCTACTTCGTCGCTGCCATCGTGGCGATCCTGCTCGGTCTGGTGCCCAAGTTCGGCGCCCTGGTCGCCGCGACCCCGGCCGGGGTGCTGGGCGGCGTGACGCTGGTGCTCTACGGGATGATCGGGCTGCTCGGCGCCAAGATCTGGAAGGAGAACGACGTCGACTTCGGCCGACCGATCAACCTGGTGCCGATCTCGGCCGGCCTGATCCTGGGCATCGGCCTGGGCACCTCGGGGTTCTTCGAGATCACCAAGGACTTCCAGCTCGGCGGCATCGCTGCCGGGACGGTCGTGATCCTGCTCGGCTACCACCTCGCGCGCCTGATCGCCTCCGACGAGGACGAAGGCACGATGCTGGCGGTCGGCACGCCCGGCGCGCACGTCGAGGGCCCTCCGCACGGGTAG
- a CDS encoding FdrA family protein → MTDHVELRAGAYADSVTLLQISRRVQDLPGVLTAQVAMATPLNLEVLERMGFEIPADAGVNHLVVAVRLETDDLLDEVRAEVDRALTERRTTTDERADAPPRTTGSALLREPGALVVVSVPGASAAVEAMDALEAGSDVMVFSDHVPVDQEVALKRYAADRGLLVMGPDSGTAVVGGVGLGFANVVAPGPVGIVAASGTGCQQVLALLDHAGVGVSTAYGVGGRDLSAEVGGLATLTALGRLDADPATRLVVLVSKPPDEAVGADLATYTAGLGTPVLTALLGAGRPDLTAATEQVLDRLGHRVPRWPVHGRANPGSGTRLHGLFVGGTLKAEADVLVTAAGVDAELVDFGDDAYTEGRAHPMIDPSLRLARLAEVAADPATGVVLLDVVLGHGAEPDPAAALAPALRGLRPPVVVTVVGTAHDPQGLDRQVDALVAAGAEVHLSNAGATRRAIALLGGAR, encoded by the coding sequence ATGACCGACCACGTCGAGCTGCGGGCCGGCGCCTACGCCGACTCGGTCACCCTGCTCCAGATCAGCCGGCGGGTGCAGGACCTGCCCGGGGTCCTCACCGCTCAGGTCGCGATGGCCACCCCGCTCAACCTCGAGGTGCTGGAGCGGATGGGCTTCGAGATCCCCGCCGACGCCGGTGTCAACCACCTGGTCGTCGCGGTCCGGCTCGAGACCGACGACCTGCTCGACGAGGTGCGCGCCGAGGTGGACCGCGCGCTGACCGAGCGGCGAACCACGACCGACGAGCGGGCCGACGCTCCGCCGCGGACCACCGGCTCGGCGCTGCTCCGCGAGCCGGGGGCGCTGGTCGTGGTCTCGGTGCCGGGGGCCAGCGCCGCCGTCGAGGCGATGGACGCGCTCGAGGCCGGCAGCGACGTGATGGTCTTCAGCGACCACGTGCCCGTCGACCAGGAGGTCGCGCTCAAGCGGTACGCAGCCGACCGTGGCCTGCTGGTGATGGGGCCCGACTCCGGCACGGCGGTGGTCGGTGGGGTGGGGCTCGGCTTCGCGAACGTGGTCGCGCCCGGCCCGGTCGGCATCGTCGCGGCGTCCGGCACCGGGTGCCAGCAGGTGCTGGCGCTGCTGGACCACGCCGGGGTCGGCGTCTCCACGGCGTACGGCGTGGGCGGACGCGACCTGTCCGCCGAGGTCGGCGGGCTGGCCACCCTGACGGCCCTCGGCCGGCTCGACGCCGACCCGGCCACCCGGCTGGTGGTACTGGTCTCGAAGCCGCCGGACGAGGCTGTCGGCGCCGACCTCGCGACGTACACGGCGGGGCTCGGCACGCCGGTGCTGACCGCGCTGCTGGGGGCCGGGCGGCCCGACCTCACCGCAGCCACCGAGCAGGTCCTGGACCGACTCGGCCACCGGGTGCCGCGCTGGCCGGTCCACGGGAGGGCGAACCCCGGCAGCGGGACGCGCCTGCACGGGCTCTTCGTAGGCGGCACGCTGAAGGCGGAGGCCGACGTGCTGGTCACCGCGGCCGGGGTCGACGCCGAGCTCGTCGACTTCGGCGACGACGCCTACACCGAGGGCCGGGCCCACCCGATGATCGACCCGAGCCTGCGCCTCGCGCGCCTCGCGGAGGTCGCGGCTGACCCCGCCACCGGGGTCGTCCTGCTGGACGTGGTGCTCGGCCACGGCGCCGAGCCCGACCCCGCGGCCGCCCTCGCGCCGGCCCTCCGGGGCCTGCGTCCGCCGGTGGTCGTCACCGTCGTCGGCACCGCCCACGACCCGCAGGGTCTTGACCGTCAGGTCGACGCGCTGGTCGCCGCCGGCGCCGAG